Genomic segment of Syntrophales bacterium:
TTGCAAAGGCATGAAATGTCCTACAAGAAATACAAACATTGGCTAAGTCTTTTTTATTTATTGCTAAAATTATTTAGACAAGGACACAAGCATCTTATAATTCATAAAATTATTTCTTGCTTATAGAATGACTCATTTGTTCAATGAGTTCTAAAAAATGAGATGCTATGGAAATAGCCTTTTTTGCATCTTTTAAAGAATAATCTTTTGTAGGAATCAAATCTGGAGCGCCGTAAAAGGCTATTTCCCTTTGGCTACGAAGCCATTTGCATTCCTTTTTTATCTTTTTTAGTTCTTCTCCTATCTTGTCTGGCAGCTTATCTTTATTTTCCATGATTACATCGATAACATCATGCCATTTTGGAGGATTTATATTGATCTGAATGAGAATTGCTTTCTCAATTAATTCTACTATCTCTTGGGAGATTCTAATAATATCTGGATAATCTTTCTCTTTTAAGAAAATTTCAAGTACTTTAAATCTAATTTTTGCCCGTTTTATGTAATCTTCAGCTAAAGCTTTGCTTGTCAATTAATTATCTCGATATATTTCAACTTTTTATTGTGAAAGCGAAGATGTGTCTTTTTAAATGTTTTAAGTGAATCAAGGAATCTCATAAACACATGTTTTTTGTCATATAATATCAAGAATTCTGTATCCCATAAGAATGGTGTTCTTACATTTAATTCTTCTTCGGTTTTAAATATGGGGTTGATTCTTATGGAAAAGTTTATTCTATCGAGTTTACTTTCTATGTTTTCGTAGTATTCTGAAAAATCTTCATAATTTCCTTTTTTGGTAGTTAGGACTATCAATAAATCTATATCAGACTGGGGAGAGAAATTGCCTGACGCAACTGAACCAAAAACTACAAGTGATACAAGTCTATCTTTATAATAGTTTACAAAAAGTTGGTTAATCTTATTAAGAAGTTTATTATAGTTTTTTTTGTATGACCTAATGGTTCTTGACTGATTTGAAACTTTCATCTCTCCCTTATCTTTTCATTTGTTGCGAAGGCATGCTCGGTGTAGCAGAAGTTTTTTGCCTGGCATGTGGAGATACCTTCTCCAGGGGGTTCAATACCTACCATCTTTAGGTCATAATCTACCATAATCTTCACAAGTTCAGAGAATGTTACACGGGGTTGCCAGTTGAGTTTTTCTCTTGCCTTAGTGATATCTGCCTGGAGGTGCTCAACTTCCGTTGGTCTAAAATAACGGGGATCAATTTCTATGATAGTATCACCTATTTTAATGTTATCTGTTTCACATTTTATTGAACTTACAATGCCTTTTTCTTGAGAACCATTGCCAATCCATTCTATTTCTATACCCGCATAAGAAAAGGCGATTTCAACAAATTCTCGAACACTGTGGCTCTCTCCTGTTCCTACTACATAATCATCTGGTTTGTCTTGTTGTAACATAAGCCACATCATCTCTACATACTCTGGGGCAAAGCCCCAATCTCTTTTTGCATTGAGATTACCAAGATATAGCTTTTTCTGATTACCAGATAAGATATTTGCAAGGGCTCGGGTAATCTTGCGGGTTACAAAGGTCTCACCTCTGCGGGGTGATTCGTGGTTAAAGAGTATACCATTACAGGCAAATAGTCCATAGGCCTCACGGAAGTTTACTGTCATCCAAAAGGAATAAAGCTTTGCTGCGGCGTAGGGGCTTCTGGGATAAAAGGGTGTCTTTTCAGATTGTGGTGGAGGAGATGCACCAAATAGCTCAGAGGATGATGCCTGGTAGTATTTTGTCTTGATACCGCTTCTACGGATGGCTTCCAGTAGCCTTGTTGTGCCAAGACCAGTTATATCTCCTGTGTATTCGGGGGTATCAAAAGATACTCGCACATGGCTTTGGGCACCAAGATGGTAAATTTCATCGGGTTTTATGTTATAGATGAGATTTATCAGCTGGCCTGAGTCAGAAAGATCACCGTGGTGGAGAAATAGTTTCGTCCCTTCGGTATGGGGATCGGTATATATATGGTCTATGCGGCCAGTATTAAAGGTGCTGGCACGACGAATAAGGCCGTGAACTTCATAGCCTTTGGAAAGTAAAAACTCGGCGAGGTATGAGCCGTCTTGACCGGTTATACCGGTGATAAGTGCTTTCATAGAGTTCATATTGGCCCCAAATTAGTTTTTTTACGTAAACGACTTTGTTGCTTTAAACGTTACTGTTATGTATTGTCGAACATGCTCTAGCGATAGATTTTATTTTTACCTCGTAGGTCTTGCCGTATCGTTCATGAGGAGGAAAAATGGAAATGATAATTCTAGGTTAGAGAAAAAANATAGCTCCGCCTTCTCGATTACAATCGAGTCTCTAAACGAGAGGAGAAAACCTTTAGCTGTCTTTAAGGCCAATGTGTTTGGCATTGTAGAACCGTGTATCTTACTTGTCAAGAAAAAAATGGGCGCTGTCCCTATTTTTTGAAAAAGGAGTGGACGGAGGCGATAATGTGGTTTACGTCCTCGTCGGTTAGGTCGTAATAGAGTGGGAGGGTTAGGATTTCTTCACCTAGTTTCTCAGTCACGGGAAGGGGAGAGGAATAGGGGCGGAAAAATGGCTGCAGATGATTGGGGATGTAATGGATGCCGGTTCCCACCCCCTTTTCTTTTAAATGCTCGATAAGTGCCTCTCTCTTTCCGTGGAGGACCCTTACGATATACGTGAAGGGGGCAGTGTCTTCTAGATTCCAATGGAGCGTCTTAAGATCCGGGAGATCACGAAAAGACGAGTTATATCGGGCTACAATATCCCTCTTTCTTTCAACAAATTTATTCAGCTTACGAAATTGGGCAAGTCCGATCGCCGCATTTACGTTGCTCATATGGTACCGATAACCCTGAGTTGTCACTTCGTAAAACCAACTCCTTTCATTTCGATACCGGTGCCATGTGTCTTTATCGATGCCCAGGATTCTTTTCCTTCGTATTTCGTCGGCTATCTCATCGTTATGAACAACTACGGCCCCGCCTTCGCCACAGGTAATATTTTTTATGGGGTCGAAACTAAAACAGGTGATGTCTCCAAAACTGCCAATTTTCCTTCCCCGATAAGAAGAACCAAAGGCATGAGCCGCATCTTCCACGATGGAGATGTTCAGTTCTCGACCTAGCTGGAGGAGGGCATCCATTTCGCAGGCCTGCCCACAGTAATGTACCGGCATGATTGCCTTCGTGTTGGGAGTAATTTTCTTTTTCACGTCCTCTACATCGATGTTGAGCGTATCTGGCCTCACCTCACAGAATACGGGTTTGGCTCCCAAGGCGGTTATCACCTGCACGGAGGCACAGAAGGTGAGGGAAGGGACAATAACCTCATCCCCCGTTCCGATGCCCAAAGCGTCGAGGGAAAGGTGTAAAGCAGATGTACCGGTGTTAACGGCAATGACGTTTTTTACACCCAAATAGTCCTTGATCACATTTTCAAACTCCAAGACGACAGAGCCCAAGCCCAACCATCCCGTGGCAAAGACCTTTTCGATTTCCTTTAATTCTTCTTCTCCTAAAGAGGGACGCGATACGGGTAACATGAAAAATTCCCTTTCAATTAGATTTCACGCCGCAGGCGAGAATATATCGACCGTTTTCCGGATAGGATCCGCCGACATAAAGCTCCATTTCGAATAAAAGTTCTCTTTCCTTTTCCGTCAGGGAAGAGGGTAGGGCGAAGATGGCTTGAGGGTCTCCTTCTATGCCGCTCAACACCCCTATGCCGGTTAAGGAAAGCACACGGACCCCCACTTTCGAGAAAATGTCTTTAATTTCTTCTATCGACTGACAATTTAAAGCTCCACCGCTTAGATACCGTTCTTGGCTCATCAGTATCCGATATGCCTCCTCCGTTTTTCCCTGCATGAGGCGGTGCATGACGTAGAACAGTCTCGGTCTTAGGGAAAGGATGAAAAGTCCACCCGATTCGAGTAAAGAGGAGAGGTTTTCTATCACCCGTTCGTAGTACCTCACCATATAGAGGACTTCGGTCGATATGATGCAGTCGAATTTGCCTGAACTGATATTATTCAGGTGATTCTCCAGATCGCCGACAATGAAGTTAATCTCGGTGTTTCTCTTGGCCGCGTTTTCTTTTGCCTTTTCGATTACGGCGGGGGTAAAATCGATGGCCGTAACCCGGTGTCCATCTAAAGCCAAAGGAATGGATATTCGTCCTTGACCGCAGCCGGCATCTAAAATACTTATTTTTAGGTTGCCGAACACATGCCTGATTTGGTTCCTTATATGATGCAGGTAGATGCGGGCGAAAAACACCTCGTTCTCTTCTTGCGACATATCGTATCTGGTTGCCGCGTGATCTATATTTTCCGTTGGAAAAGAATTTTTAACAAACAGGTAGTAATGATTCAGATGGTGTATTCTTTACATATTTCATATTCGGGAACGATTAAGGACAATTGATGTCGCAAGCGAGCTGCGTCGAAAGACCTTGCTATCTCCAAAAGCTCAGAGATAAGGGCAAACAAAGCATTTGCATCTGGCATGGCACCCTTTAAGACAAATACTTTAGGGTGTTCTGTAGGAGAAATACCCTCTCCTTCAGTGATAAGCTCTTCGTAGAGCTTTTCCCCAGGTCGCATGCCAATGAATTCGATGGCAATATCCTCGCCTGGGGTAAGGCCGTTTAAGCGAATAAGGTCTCGCGCAATGTCCAATATTTTTACCGGTCGTCCCATATCGAGGATGAAAATTTCTCCTCCCTCACCCATGGAGCCCGCTTGGAGAATTAATTGAGTTGCTTCGGGAATGGACATAAAATATCGCATAACCTCTGGATGAGTAACTGTAACCGGTCCTCCTCGGGCGATCTGTTCCTGAAAAAGAGGGATAACGGAGCCAGAACTGCCAATCACGTTTCCAAACCGGACAGCCATGAAGCGGGTTCCATTATTTCTGTTTAAAGCTTGAATAATCATCTCGGCGACACGTTTGGTTGCGCCCATCACGTTCGTCGGGCGGACGGCTTTATCGGTAGAGACGAGGATGAAGCTCTCCACC
This window contains:
- a CDS encoding HEPN domain-containing protein, which gives rise to MTSKALAEDYIKRAKIRFKVLEIFLKEKDYPDIIRISQEIVELIEKAILIQININPPKWHDVIDVIMENKDKLPDKIGEELKKIKKECKWLRSQREIAFYGAPDLIPTKDYSLKDAKKAISIASHFLELIEQMSHSISKK
- a CDS encoding nucleotidyltransferase domain-containing protein encodes the protein MKVSNQSRTIRSYKKNYNKLLNKINQLFVNYYKDRLVSLVVFGSVASGNFSPQSDIDLLIVLTTKKGNYEDFSEYYENIESKLDRINFSIRINPIFKTEEELNVRTPFLWDTEFLILYDKKHVFMRFLDSLKTFKKTHLRFHNKKLKYIEIIN
- the gmd gene encoding GDP-mannose 4,6-dehydratase, translated to MNSMKALITGITGQDGSYLAEFLLSKGYEVHGLIRRASTFNTGRIDHIYTDPHTEGTKLFLHHGDLSDSGQLINLIYNIKPDEIYHLGAQSHVRVSFDTPEYTGDITGLGTTRLLEAIRRSGIKTKYYQASSSELFGASPPPQSEKTPFYPRSPYAAAKLYSFWMTVNFREAYGLFACNGILFNHESPRRGETFVTRKITRALANILSGNQKKLYLGNLNAKRDWGFAPEYVEMMWLMLQQDKPDDYVVGTGESHSVREFVEIAFSYAGIEIEWIGNGSQEKGIVSSIKCETDNIKIGDTIIEIDPRYFRPTEVEHLQADITKAREKLNWQPRVTFSELVKIMVDYDLKMVGIEPPGEGISTCQAKNFCYTEHAFATNEKIRER
- a CDS encoding DegT/DnrJ/EryC1/StrS family aminotransferase; the protein is MLPVSRPSLGEEELKEIEKVFATGWLGLGSVVLEFENVIKDYLGVKNVIAVNTGTSALHLSLDALGIGTGDEVIVPSLTFCASVQVITALGAKPVFCEVRPDTLNIDVEDVKKKITPNTKAIMPVHYCGQACEMDALLQLGRELNISIVEDAAHAFGSSYRGRKIGSFGDITCFSFDPIKNITCGEGGAVVVHNDEIADEIRRKRILGIDKDTWHRYRNERSWFYEVTTQGYRYHMSNVNAAIGLAQFRKLNKFVERKRDIVARYNSSFRDLPDLKTLHWNLEDTAPFTYIVRVLHGKREALIEHLKEKGVGTGIHYIPNHLQPFFRPYSSPLPVTEKLGEEILTLPLYYDLTDEDVNHIIASVHSFFKK
- a CDS encoding methyltransferase domain-containing protein, with translation MSQEENEVFFARIYLHHIRNQIRHVFGNLKISILDAGCGQGRISIPLALDGHRVTAIDFTPAVIEKAKENAAKRNTEINFIVGDLENHLNNISSGKFDCIISTEVLYMVRYYERVIENLSSLLESGGLFILSLRPRLFYVMHRLMQGKTEEAYRILMSQERYLSGGALNCQSIEEIKDIFSKVGVRVLSLTGIGVLSGIEGDPQAIFALPSSLTEKERELLFEMELYVGGSYPENGRYILACGVKSN